A region of Pyxidicoccus parkwaysis DNA encodes the following proteins:
- a CDS encoding AgmX/PglI C-terminal domain-containing protein — protein sequence MANPSVIRWAVIPLVSLGILVLAAALSLWLTRPQAPRPEAPPPQVAEQPDPSIPPLEKPAVVPPPPFPSHPSQLPTPPTPTETAAPSGARRVAEVEPVIESTTGRITPEDVRVAIRSVTPLVQECFEDAAQRNRGPQTVRLRFTVEGQGEAGQMTGGELLASSIPDPMVQACVLDSLLDARFPAPPGGGKATVVYPFEFRVLGEAGR from the coding sequence ATGGCCAACCCGTCCGTCATCCGCTGGGCCGTCATCCCCCTGGTGAGCCTGGGCATCCTCGTGCTCGCCGCCGCGCTGTCCTTGTGGCTCACCCGGCCGCAAGCCCCCCGGCCCGAGGCCCCTCCCCCCCAGGTGGCCGAGCAACCCGACCCGTCCATCCCCCCGCTGGAGAAGCCCGCCGTCGTCCCGCCCCCGCCCTTCCCCTCCCACCCGAGCCAGCTCCCGACCCCGCCCACGCCCACCGAGACGGCCGCGCCCTCCGGGGCCCGGCGCGTGGCGGAAGTCGAGCCCGTCATCGAGTCCACCACCGGCCGCATCACCCCCGAGGACGTCCGCGTCGCCATCCGCTCCGTGACTCCGCTCGTCCAGGAATGTTTCGAGGACGCGGCACAGCGAAACCGGGGTCCTCAGACGGTGCGGCTGCGCTTCACGGTGGAGGGCCAGGGGGAGGCGGGGCAGATGACGGGCGGTGAATTGCTGGCGAGCAGCATCCCGGACCCGATGGTGCAGGCGTGTGTGCTGGACTCGCTCCTGGACGCCCGGTTCCCCGCCCCTCCAGGTGGGGGGAAGGCGACGGTCGTCTACCCCTTCGAGTTCCGCGTACTGGGGGAGGCTGGCCGGTAG
- a CDS encoding tRNA-(ms[2]io[6]A)-hydroxylase yields the protein MSRPTPSRRPLSGEGPVILHAATDSRWLPLALERFDEVLVDHAHCEKKAAANALSLLQVYPDLPGLPAQMARLAREESAHLAKVLELMDARGLTLTKDSGDPYAQGLQKLVRTPSAERRVDRLLVAAVIEARSCERLSLLAEGLTDPALARFYGELAQSEDGHQSLFFRLAVTAAQGNEASVRERLEWMLEREAQVIADVGLRAAIH from the coding sequence ATGAGCCGTCCCACGCCTTCCCGCCGTCCCCTCTCCGGAGAGGGTCCCGTCATCCTCCACGCCGCCACGGACTCGCGCTGGCTGCCGCTGGCGCTCGAGCGCTTCGACGAGGTGCTGGTGGACCACGCCCACTGCGAGAAGAAGGCCGCCGCCAACGCGCTGTCGCTGCTCCAGGTGTACCCGGACCTGCCGGGCTTGCCGGCGCAGATGGCGCGGCTGGCGCGCGAGGAGAGCGCGCACCTGGCCAAGGTGCTGGAGTTGATGGACGCGCGCGGCCTCACGCTGACGAAGGATTCTGGGGACCCGTACGCGCAGGGCCTGCAGAAGCTGGTGCGCACGCCGTCCGCCGAGCGCCGCGTGGACCGGCTGCTGGTGGCCGCCGTCATCGAGGCGCGCTCGTGCGAGCGCCTGTCGCTGCTCGCCGAGGGACTCACCGACCCGGCGCTGGCGCGCTTCTACGGAGAGCTGGCCCAGTCCGAGGACGGGCACCAGTCCCTCTTCTTCCGGCTCGCCGTCACCGCCGCCCAGGGCAACGAGGCCAGCGTGCGCGAGCGGCTGGAGTGGATGCTGGAGCGCGAGGCGCAGGTGATTGCCGACGTGGGCCTGCGCGCCGCCATCCACTGA
- a CDS encoding ATP-binding sensor histidine kinase: MPGHHDFRPIHQGRQYVVFRTREERTGGSRVIKRVQPGPNAAHATAALRHEHEMLRGLDIPGVVKVLALEEVQGVLSLVLEDAGPQDLEQRLGQEPLATGRFLEWAIQIVDLVAVLHRHHVIHRDLNPSNLVVGPDGQRLTLIDFGTATKATGLVGASEGTLSYIAPEQTGRMNRLVDHRADLYALGATFYEMLTGVPPFVSADPVELVHAHLARPPVPPAQLNPSVPRLLSDLVLKLLAKTPEERYQSAEALGRDLREALRRWKDSGAISPFALAWHDLARELVIPDTLYGRERELAELRGALERVRAGPAEVILVTGEAGSGKSSLVHALHRRPEQGARFLFGKFDRLHGNVPHASLAKALGGLVQGLLQEPPDVVDTWRQRLRAALSTSGGAMSRFIPGLARLLGEPPPPATLDAAGMEGRFRLAFQAFIQVFATRESPLVLFMDDMQWADTGSLRLLQDLATAPDLRHVLLVGAYRSREVGPDHRLVPALAAMRARGAKLRTVEVPPLDVFALTRLCGDTLHAGLARVEPLAEALSRKTAGNPFFVKRLLRHLQHSGLLAFDIERGAWTWDLARLQQVEVTENVLELMLLAIRQLPALTQQLLGVAACFRDRVDLWLLSAVVGRSAEDTAGALWSAIQEGLLVPASQGPRFTHAAGPPHESPAARGATYRFVHDRVQQAADSLLSEEERRHIHRELGRRLLEGASGEALDERIFEVVDHFDMGLEPSQPLTPPERLRLAELYCRAGARAEAMSAFGSALVYLRQGVELLPSDAWQARPELTLKLHRRTAECAHLTGDHDFAEALVQAALPHVTSDLERVGLYEIHVIAYTLTQEYLEALRWGRMGLRLLGEAPPERELEQAISRESAAVGRLMRGRTRDELLAAPPTKDARRLTLMRFMSSVVMAAYFGDQDLLFAWFQARMLHLCLAHGHGPQSSHFYVAYALTLEVATGDYDTAMKLGEVGVELSRRYGDPRQESRALTTFAGSVSHWRAPYRTNVPLLRRAFTAGLEGNEFLFASYAATQVVEVLFAMGAELTSVHTEIETSRVFIQKVGHRDMEALLLAYRQAIRCLQERTFQRARYDDESFSEPEYLDSIRASPLVLCEYQILRLQTSFLLGDLADALEMSRAARPNLHLVRPLLPSIEHTFYTALTLAASLPTASFSSRDSLRAELEAHLGQLESWARGCPENFRQKHLLVGAEMARLDGRQREAMHLYDEAIDAAQQNGFPQDEALARDLAGRFYRSLGHRRIATPYLVAAVKGFARWGARAKAAALTEEFPDLALDMSLPWKTPTTRDGEEARGARLDLLSILEAAETLSGEVVLDRLLEKLMTVCLEVGGAQRGALILHEDGALFVRAHGSISEPVSLERMSLTASRHAPASLVAQAQGSGDAVVLADARQSPFSSDPYVVSHALKSALAVPIRRQASSVGVLYLENNLATRAFAPGRVRVLQLLSSQMAISLENSLLFEKLHVEVEERRRAERAVRFLAESSAALGESLDYETTLSRVARLTVPFLADCCLVYVLDKPETLHCVAVACASPAKQAVLQELQHSHPPRWDSRLPGVVAARTGEPQLLPEVADAQLQVVSEDAAHLELLRTFDLRSLLVVPLITQGRSLGSVILARVTPVHRYGPADLALAQELARRAATSIDNARLYHEAREAIRLRDEFLSIAAHELYTPLTSLKLSIQGLERGDAPVPAEAVSRVSRNAPRQIRRLTRLIDELLSVSRLREGRVHFQLEEVDLASLTRDVAESFSEESVRAYTPLVVHAETAVPGRWDRTRLEQVVTNLVANALKFGDRKPVELSVTSEAGIARLTVKDHGIGIAPDRLPHIFERFERAVSSREYGGLGLGLYIAHEIVSALGGHIHVESRQGVGTRFTVLLPRAGPPTTGVGTWQEAGYA, encoded by the coding sequence ATGCCTGGCCATCACGACTTTCGCCCCATCCACCAGGGGCGCCAGTACGTCGTATTCCGCACCCGCGAAGAGCGCACGGGCGGGAGCCGGGTCATCAAGCGAGTCCAACCGGGGCCGAACGCCGCGCACGCCACCGCCGCGCTCCGCCATGAGCACGAGATGCTCCGCGGGCTGGATATTCCCGGCGTGGTGAAGGTCCTCGCGTTGGAGGAGGTGCAGGGAGTCCTGTCGCTCGTCCTGGAGGACGCCGGTCCGCAGGACCTCGAGCAGCGCCTGGGACAGGAGCCGCTCGCGACCGGGCGCTTCCTGGAGTGGGCCATCCAGATTGTGGACCTCGTCGCGGTGCTCCACCGGCACCACGTCATCCACCGGGACCTCAACCCGTCCAACCTCGTCGTGGGGCCCGACGGCCAGCGGCTGACGCTGATCGACTTCGGCACCGCGACGAAGGCCACGGGGCTCGTCGGCGCCTCCGAGGGCACGCTCTCGTACATCGCGCCCGAGCAGACGGGACGGATGAACCGGCTCGTCGACCACCGCGCCGACCTCTATGCGCTCGGCGCCACGTTCTACGAGATGCTCACCGGCGTCCCTCCGTTCGTCTCGGCGGACCCCGTCGAGCTCGTCCACGCCCACCTGGCCCGGCCTCCCGTCCCGCCGGCCCAGCTCAACCCCTCCGTTCCCCGGCTCCTCTCCGACCTCGTCCTCAAGCTGCTCGCGAAGACACCCGAGGAGCGCTACCAGAGCGCGGAGGCGCTCGGCCGCGACCTGCGCGAGGCTTTGCGCCGGTGGAAGGACTCCGGCGCCATCTCCCCCTTCGCGCTCGCGTGGCATGACCTGGCGCGCGAGCTCGTCATCCCCGACACGCTCTACGGACGCGAGCGCGAACTGGCCGAGCTGCGCGGCGCCCTGGAGCGCGTCCGCGCCGGCCCCGCCGAGGTCATCCTCGTCACGGGCGAGGCCGGCTCCGGCAAGTCCTCGCTCGTCCACGCGCTGCACCGGCGGCCCGAGCAGGGCGCCCGGTTCCTCTTCGGCAAGTTCGACCGGCTCCACGGCAACGTGCCCCACGCCTCGCTGGCGAAGGCGCTGGGCGGGCTCGTCCAGGGCCTGCTCCAGGAGCCTCCCGACGTCGTCGACACGTGGCGCCAGCGCCTGCGGGCCGCGCTGAGCACCAGCGGCGGTGCGATGAGCCGCTTCATCCCCGGGCTGGCGCGCCTCCTCGGAGAGCCGCCGCCTCCCGCCACGCTGGACGCCGCCGGCATGGAGGGGCGCTTCCGGCTCGCGTTCCAGGCCTTCATCCAGGTCTTCGCCACCCGCGAGTCGCCGCTCGTCCTCTTCATGGACGACATGCAGTGGGCGGACACGGGCTCGCTCCGGCTCCTCCAGGACCTGGCCACGGCGCCGGACCTCCGCCACGTGCTGCTCGTCGGCGCCTACCGCTCCCGCGAGGTGGGCCCGGACCACCGCCTCGTCCCGGCACTCGCGGCGATGCGCGCCCGGGGCGCGAAGCTCCGGACCGTCGAGGTGCCTCCGCTGGATGTGTTCGCGCTCACCCGGCTCTGCGGCGACACGCTCCACGCCGGGCTCGCGCGCGTCGAGCCGCTCGCGGAGGCGCTGTCGCGCAAGACGGCGGGCAACCCCTTCTTCGTCAAGCGGCTCCTGCGCCACCTCCAGCACTCCGGGCTCCTGGCCTTCGACATCGAGCGCGGCGCGTGGACCTGGGACCTGGCGCGCCTCCAGCAGGTGGAAGTCACCGAGAACGTCCTCGAGCTGATGCTGCTCGCCATCCGCCAGCTTCCCGCGCTCACCCAGCAGTTGCTCGGGGTGGCGGCATGTTTCCGGGACAGGGTGGACCTCTGGCTGCTGTCCGCGGTGGTGGGGAGGTCCGCAGAGGACACGGCCGGCGCGCTCTGGAGCGCCATCCAGGAGGGGCTGCTCGTCCCCGCGAGCCAGGGCCCGCGCTTCACGCATGCGGCGGGCCCGCCCCACGAGAGTCCCGCCGCGCGCGGCGCCACCTATCGCTTCGTGCACGACCGCGTCCAGCAGGCCGCGGACTCGCTCCTCTCCGAGGAGGAGCGGCGCCACATCCACCGCGAGCTGGGACGCCGGCTGCTGGAGGGCGCCTCCGGGGAAGCACTCGACGAGCGCATCTTCGAGGTGGTCGACCACTTCGACATGGGCCTGGAGCCGAGCCAGCCGCTGACGCCTCCAGAGCGCCTCCGGCTCGCCGAGCTGTACTGCCGCGCGGGCGCCAGGGCCGAGGCCATGTCGGCCTTCGGCTCCGCGCTCGTCTACCTGCGGCAGGGTGTGGAGCTGCTCCCGTCCGACGCATGGCAGGCGCGCCCCGAGCTGACCCTGAAGCTCCACCGCCGGACGGCGGAGTGCGCGCACCTCACCGGCGACCATGACTTCGCCGAGGCGCTCGTCCAGGCCGCGCTGCCTCACGTCACCTCGGACTTGGAGCGGGTGGGCCTCTACGAAATCCACGTCATCGCGTACACCCTCACGCAGGAGTACCTCGAGGCGCTCCGCTGGGGGCGGATGGGGCTGCGGCTCTTGGGAGAAGCGCCACCGGAGCGCGAGCTCGAGCAGGCCATCTCACGGGAGTCCGCCGCGGTGGGCAGGCTGATGCGGGGGCGCACTCGCGACGAGCTCCTGGCCGCCCCGCCCACGAAGGACGCGCGGCGGCTCACCCTGATGCGGTTCATGTCGAGCGTCGTCATGGCCGCGTACTTCGGGGACCAGGACCTGCTCTTCGCCTGGTTCCAGGCGCGGATGCTCCACCTCTGCCTGGCGCACGGCCACGGCCCCCAGTCCTCCCACTTCTACGTGGCCTATGCGCTGACGCTCGAGGTGGCCACGGGGGACTACGACACCGCGATGAAGCTCGGCGAGGTGGGGGTGGAATTGAGCCGGCGCTATGGCGACCCGAGGCAGGAATCACGGGCGCTGACCACGTTCGCCGGAAGCGTGAGCCACTGGCGGGCGCCGTACCGCACCAACGTCCCGCTGCTGCGGCGGGCGTTCACCGCCGGCCTGGAGGGCAATGAGTTCCTCTTCGCCAGCTATGCCGCCACGCAGGTGGTGGAGGTCCTCTTCGCGATGGGCGCCGAGCTCACCTCCGTGCACACCGAAATCGAGACGAGCCGGGTGTTCATCCAGAAGGTCGGCCATCGGGACATGGAGGCGCTGCTGCTCGCGTACCGCCAGGCCATCCGCTGTCTCCAGGAGCGGACCTTCCAGCGGGCGCGCTACGACGACGAGTCGTTCTCCGAGCCCGAGTACCTCGACTCCATCCGCGCCAGTCCGCTGGTCCTCTGCGAGTACCAGATTCTGCGCCTCCAGACGTCCTTCCTGCTGGGAGACCTCGCCGATGCGCTGGAGATGTCTCGCGCCGCGCGGCCGAACCTCCACCTCGTGCGGCCCCTGCTCCCTTCGATTGAGCACACCTTCTACACGGCGCTGACGCTCGCGGCCTCCCTCCCCACGGCTTCCTTCTCCAGCAGGGACTCGCTCCGGGCCGAGCTGGAGGCGCACCTGGGCCAGCTCGAGTCCTGGGCGCGGGGCTGCCCCGAGAACTTCCGCCAGAAGCACCTGCTGGTGGGTGCGGAAATGGCCCGCCTCGACGGCCGTCAGCGCGAGGCGATGCACCTGTACGACGAGGCCATCGACGCCGCCCAGCAGAACGGGTTTCCACAGGACGAGGCGCTCGCGAGAGACCTCGCCGGCCGCTTCTACCGCTCGCTGGGCCACCGCCGCATCGCCACGCCCTACCTCGTTGCCGCCGTGAAGGGATTTGCTCGCTGGGGCGCCCGGGCCAAGGCCGCGGCGCTCACGGAGGAGTTCCCGGACCTCGCCCTCGACATGTCGCTTCCGTGGAAGACGCCCACCACGCGCGACGGCGAGGAGGCGCGCGGGGCGCGGTTGGATTTGCTCAGCATCCTCGAGGCCGCGGAGACGCTCTCCGGCGAGGTGGTCCTCGACCGGCTTCTCGAGAAGCTGATGACGGTGTGCCTCGAGGTCGGCGGGGCCCAGCGCGGCGCCCTCATCCTGCACGAGGATGGCGCCCTCTTCGTGCGCGCCCACGGCTCCATCTCCGAGCCCGTCTCGCTGGAGCGCATGTCCCTCACGGCGTCACGGCACGCGCCCGCGTCCCTGGTGGCGCAGGCGCAGGGCTCCGGAGACGCCGTCGTCCTCGCCGACGCGCGGCAGAGCCCGTTCTCCTCGGACCCCTACGTCGTCTCGCATGCCCTCAAGTCCGCGCTCGCCGTCCCCATCCGCCGGCAGGCTTCATCCGTGGGCGTGCTGTATCTGGAGAACAACCTCGCCACCCGCGCCTTCGCGCCCGGCCGCGTCCGGGTGCTCCAGCTCCTCTCCAGTCAAATGGCCATCTCCCTGGAGAACAGCCTGCTGTTCGAGAAGCTTCACGTGGAGGTCGAGGAGCGCCGCCGGGCCGAGCGCGCCGTCCGCTTCCTCGCCGAGTCCTCCGCGGCCCTCGGCGAGTCCCTCGACTACGAGACGACGCTGAGCCGCGTCGCGCGCCTCACGGTGCCCTTCCTCGCCGACTGCTGCCTGGTCTACGTGCTGGACAAGCCCGAGACGCTCCACTGTGTCGCCGTCGCCTGCGCCTCGCCCGCGAAGCAAGCCGTCCTCCAGGAACTGCAACACAGTCACCCTCCCCGGTGGGACTCACGGCTGCCGGGAGTGGTGGCCGCGCGCACCGGGGAGCCGCAGCTCCTGCCCGAAGTGGCAGATGCGCAGCTCCAGGTCGTCAGTGAGGATGCCGCGCACCTGGAGCTGCTGCGGACCTTCGACCTGCGCTCCCTCCTGGTCGTGCCGCTCATCACCCAGGGCCGGAGCCTCGGCTCCGTCATCCTCGCCCGGGTGACGCCCGTGCACCGCTATGGGCCCGCGGACCTCGCGCTCGCCCAGGAGCTGGCGCGCCGCGCGGCGACGTCCATCGACAATGCCCGGCTGTACCACGAGGCCCGCGAGGCCATCCGCCTGCGCGACGAGTTCCTCTCCATCGCCGCCCACGAGCTGTACACGCCGCTCACCTCGCTCAAGCTCTCCATCCAGGGGCTCGAGCGCGGCGATGCGCCCGTTCCCGCCGAGGCCGTCTCCCGCGTCTCCCGGAACGCCCCCAGGCAGATTCGCCGCCTCACCCGCCTCATCGACGAGCTGCTCTCCGTCTCCCGCCTCCGCGAGGGCCGCGTCCACTTCCAGCTCGAGGAGGTGGACCTCGCCAGCCTCACCCGCGACGTCGCCGAGTCCTTCAGCGAGGAGTCCGTCCGCGCCTACACCCCGCTCGTCGTCCACGCGGAGACCGCCGTCCCGGGCCGCTGGGACAGGACGCGCCTGGAGCAGGTCGTCACCAACCTCGTCGCCAATGCGCTCAAGTTCGGAGACCGCAAGCCCGTCGAGCTCTCCGTCACGTCCGAGGCGGGCATCGCGCGGCTGACGGTGAAGGACCACGGCATCGGCATCGCGCCGGACCGGCTGCCCCACATCTTCGAGCGGTTCGAGCGCGCCGTCTCCTCGCGCGAGTACGGCGGGCTCGGGCTGGGCCTCTACATCGCGCACGAAATCGTCTCGGCGCTCGGAGGCCACATCCACGTCGAGAGCAGGCAGGGCGTTGGCACCCGCTTCACCGTCCTGCTCCCGCGCGCGGGGCCTCCCACCACCGGAGTCGGGACGTGGCAGGAGGCCGGGTATGCGTGA
- a CDS encoding patatin-like phospholipase family protein gives MKRSTTSLLFLTALATLTSGCFLRTDYLLGELNKPSEPTAAPPPIPARERVARLTRAQLVDAYVDSREVARWMSALGSSPQVILDQMECLRKSSGGTNKVCFENFMDKAVTDSLWGLPPPPKDVDPVNPDAAEVDAARFLANAMSIAQSLVSLQDSLQEQVGPDLLGPGIQEGAESAAQYVSARRWGRKLGRPSNAVVLSGGGANGAFSAGIMWRLLGILEQCRGKPEPEGCGDARIDLAAGTSTGALISTMVDLFHTPGQEARARRLLLDNYTCTVESDLYCVNSTWIWKIASDLRGLVRFDGVQSKLRGAVVPAQFNNDTELVAVSVDFNTGDVYGISDQDPQDIDPNASEQQRVEGFINAVVASIVEPVLAEPIPWVPSNAGRLQGTFLDGGVRSGLPLLQAVQRGAERVLVISTGGLQAENAHPPPHAVSTLMRTIDLFVTQPRVGEVQQGELAAVGRRFAEFNVCEERLADVRNTGNVGPFCRRTGPGFVPKEPVALQAATSMWLGAARFEQVASSWRSAWMFRPESTLQTASGYSFSPAVMRPLFEDGVKTFQQRCTEVLRLFDIRGDIAKRECEKSGDAAVAEAEKQFHPVGMCTDKKPEQRKCD, from the coding sequence ATGAAGCGGAGCACCACCTCCCTGCTGTTCCTGACCGCGCTCGCCACACTCACGAGCGGCTGCTTCCTGCGGACGGACTACCTCCTGGGCGAGCTGAACAAGCCCTCGGAGCCCACGGCCGCGCCTCCGCCCATTCCCGCCCGCGAGCGCGTGGCGCGGCTGACGCGCGCCCAGCTCGTGGACGCGTACGTGGACTCGCGCGAGGTGGCCCGCTGGATGTCCGCCCTGGGCAGCTCGCCCCAGGTCATCCTCGACCAGATGGAGTGCCTGCGGAAGTCATCCGGCGGCACCAACAAGGTCTGCTTCGAGAACTTCATGGACAAGGCGGTGACGGACTCGCTCTGGGGCCTGCCGCCGCCGCCCAAGGACGTGGACCCCGTCAACCCAGACGCCGCCGAGGTGGACGCGGCGCGCTTCCTCGCCAACGCCATGAGCATCGCCCAGTCGCTGGTGTCGCTGCAGGACTCGCTGCAGGAGCAGGTGGGCCCGGACCTGCTCGGCCCCGGCATCCAGGAGGGCGCCGAGTCCGCCGCGCAGTACGTCAGCGCCCGCCGCTGGGGCCGCAAGCTGGGGCGCCCGTCCAATGCGGTGGTGCTCAGCGGCGGCGGCGCCAATGGCGCCTTCAGCGCCGGCATCATGTGGCGGCTGCTCGGCATCCTCGAGCAGTGCCGCGGCAAGCCCGAGCCCGAGGGCTGCGGGGATGCGCGCATCGACCTGGCCGCCGGCACCAGCACGGGGGCGCTCATCAGCACCATGGTGGACCTCTTCCACACGCCGGGCCAGGAGGCGCGGGCCCGCCGGCTGCTGCTCGACAACTACACCTGCACGGTGGAGTCGGACCTGTACTGCGTCAACTCCACGTGGATTTGGAAGATTGCCTCGGACCTGCGCGGGCTCGTCCGCTTCGACGGCGTGCAGAGCAAGCTGCGCGGCGCCGTCGTCCCCGCGCAGTTCAACAATGACACGGAGCTCGTGGCCGTCTCGGTGGACTTCAACACCGGCGACGTCTACGGCATCAGCGACCAGGACCCGCAGGACATCGACCCGAACGCGTCCGAGCAGCAGCGCGTGGAGGGCTTCATCAACGCCGTGGTGGCCTCCATCGTCGAGCCCGTCCTCGCCGAGCCCATCCCGTGGGTGCCCTCCAACGCCGGCCGCCTCCAGGGGACGTTCCTCGACGGTGGCGTGCGCTCCGGCCTGCCGCTGCTGCAGGCCGTGCAGCGCGGCGCCGAGCGCGTGCTGGTGATTTCCACCGGCGGCCTCCAGGCGGAGAACGCCCACCCGCCGCCCCACGCCGTCAGCACGCTGATGCGCACCATCGACCTGTTCGTCACACAGCCGCGCGTGGGCGAGGTGCAGCAGGGCGAGCTGGCCGCGGTCGGCCGCCGCTTCGCCGAGTTCAACGTCTGCGAGGAGCGGCTGGCGGACGTGCGGAACACGGGCAACGTGGGCCCCTTCTGCCGCCGCACCGGCCCGGGCTTCGTGCCCAAGGAGCCCGTGGCGCTCCAGGCGGCCACCAGCATGTGGCTGGGCGCCGCGCGCTTCGAGCAGGTGGCGTCGAGCTGGCGCTCCGCGTGGATGTTCCGCCCGGAGTCCACGCTGCAGACGGCCAGCGGCTACTCCTTCTCTCCCGCCGTCATGCGGCCCCTCTTCGAGGACGGCGTGAAGACCTTCCAGCAGCGGTGCACGGAGGTGCTGCGCCTCTTCGACATCCGCGGCGACATCGCGAAGCGCGAGTGCGAGAAGTCCGGGGACGCTGCGGTGGCGGAGGCCGAGAAGCAGTTCCACCCGGTGGGGATGTGCACGGACAAGAAACCGGAGCAGCGCAAGTGCGACTGA
- a CDS encoding GNAT family N-acetyltransferase: protein MPVTVEQLGTRDAEALRALLSKDPVHNLYLLGLLEEFGIAPRGRIPFAFYGRFDNQVLTAAVFVGGDGGLVVPSASDATATSVIADALASTLKLRGTVGDKSAVDALVRSLCQGKPRLSRNQRLFSVSADDLGPFTNPLLRLAREEDLPRLMPLAQGFVREALERDPLAEDPRNYEARVIQRVRQRRTYVLEEAGGLVFKVDIGSRSQYGAELEGLYTLPAERKKGHATLCLGQISRHLLSSLPRLTLRIDERDESTARIARKVGYLAGRTQRLVLVD, encoded by the coding sequence ATGCCCGTCACCGTCGAACAGCTTGGTACCCGTGACGCGGAAGCCCTGCGCGCGCTGCTGTCGAAGGACCCGGTCCACAACCTCTACCTGCTGGGGTTGCTGGAGGAGTTCGGCATCGCCCCGCGCGGGCGGATTCCCTTCGCCTTCTACGGGCGCTTCGACAACCAGGTGCTCACCGCCGCCGTCTTCGTAGGGGGCGACGGCGGCCTCGTCGTCCCCAGCGCGAGTGACGCCACCGCCACCAGCGTCATCGCGGATGCGCTGGCCTCCACGCTGAAGCTGCGTGGCACGGTGGGGGACAAGTCCGCGGTGGACGCGCTAGTGCGCAGCCTGTGCCAGGGCAAGCCGCGCCTGTCGCGCAACCAGCGGCTGTTCAGCGTCTCCGCGGATGACCTGGGCCCCTTCACCAACCCGCTCCTGCGGCTGGCGCGCGAGGAGGACCTGCCCCGGCTGATGCCCCTGGCGCAGGGCTTCGTGCGCGAGGCGCTGGAGAGAGACCCTTTGGCGGAGGACCCGCGCAACTACGAGGCCCGCGTCATCCAGCGCGTGCGCCAGCGCCGCACGTACGTGCTGGAGGAGGCGGGCGGGCTGGTGTTCAAGGTGGACATCGGCAGCCGCTCCCAGTACGGCGCGGAGCTGGAAGGCCTCTACACGCTGCCCGCCGAGCGGAAGAAGGGCCACGCCACGCTGTGCCTGGGACAGATTTCCCGGCACCTCCTGTCCTCGCTGCCCCGGCTGACCCTGCGCATCGACGAGCGCGACGAGAGCACGGCCCGCATCGCCCGCAAGGTCGGCTACCTGGCCGGCCGTACGCAGCGGCTCGTCCTGGTCGACTAG